TTGTATTTACTGCGATAAATACCCAACAGGATTTGAAAGAGTACGAGATTACTTAAGATTCAACAAAGCATAACTGAAAATGTTCAAGACAGAAATTTCACACTTCACAGGCAAGCTGTGTAGTCTCTTACCAATTTACTCCAGCAGTTTGAGGAGTATGCCCCACTACCATTGCCTTGGCATTCACAGCTTGCAATGTCTCTTCAAGAATAGATTGTATCTGGGGAGTCACATCGTTGCCTTTTATTAGCATAAAAGTTGACAAGCATCCACAAACCATACAGAATATCATGATAAAAGAACGATCAATAGGTTGCTTGATTCTATATGAGAAGCAGAAACCAAAACAATCGCTGGAAAAGAACTTCCTGCTTTGAAACCATAGTCATTGTGTTTCTGTGAATGATTGAAAGGTAAACAATAATAGAACAAATTCCCAAACCGGATGATTAGTaagatgaagaatttgaagctGTCATAAGCTCTTGCCTGACTGATTTGATAATCCTCGGGATCCGATACATCTCTTGAGTACAAGCGGCTCCAAACAACACTATCATATCCCCGTGTGGCAATGAAAGGGAGTTGAGGACCAAGATCTTTCTCAGAGAGACCTCTCATCCAGTTAGATACTTCAAAGTTCATCCTTTCAATACCATAGGCAACTAGCAAAACACCAGCACTTCCGTCAGGCATCCTAGGCTAAATTGCAGCAACAATCTGGACAGCATATGGAGAAATTCCACATAGGCTTTATTCAAGAGTAGAAAGTCTTTACCATGGTGAGGAAGGAGGCCACCATGACAAAAGATCCAATCATTGACCTTGAGTACAACAGCATGCCGAGCCAACTCACATGCCAACGGACCGCCAGGTCGCAGTAAGACTGATCTGGCAATAACCCCCTTCTGCCTCTGTCCTAAATATCCATATAACCATGCATAAATCCAAATATCACAATAACAACGGCCTAAAGTACAATAACAAGAACTTCTGGAGAGATATTGACCGTTGATAACGTCAGCAAAACTTGTGATGCCTTTAGGTCATAGAGCAAGCTCTAAAGTTGGTATTAAAGCTAATAAATATCTTCTTTTTAGTTAGTTTCAGATGATTCATTCAAATATATCTTGATCAGTGGTCTTTAGTACAGATGTCATTAAGCAGTAATATTTTCCAAAGTCGCCGAGCATTGTTTCAGTCAAAAAAATATCACTACCTTCACTAAATTCCATGAGTCCCAATAATTTTGAGATGTCTTCTGGTCTTGCCTCCACTTTTCAGACGCAGCAACCCAACCAAGAAAAGCTTCTTCCCATTCATATCCATAACTATCCAGATAGTCCAGGAAGCCTGCACACTCTTCGAATGCGCCAGATTCAACATACCTGAAGTCCCCTTCTACGTTCATAGTCTCATGATTCCCATTGATCTAAGATAATTAACAAACATCAAAATAGAGGATTGTCGAGAAGAATATGTGATGTCTGGCATACATTTATTAGTGATCTGCAAATATCTGGACAGCTTTCAGAATATCAAGGATTTTTGTATTGTGATGATATCACTGTTGCGCAGATACACACTAAAACATGGTGAAGTGTATTGTTTCTGAGAAGTGCCTGAAAGTGCTTCCATTTTCAGCCATACAAACCTGAAAAATGGCTCCACCATCTTCTTGTGCCTGTTTATCCATAGAACGCAACAAGGATAAGATGGCTATTTCATTTTCTCCTCGATCAAGTATGTCTCCCAGCTGAACCAAAACCTAAAGCATGGGCCAAATGTTCATTCATCAGATAGTTAAAAGCTCATATCGGAAGCCTTCTCATGAATCAACCATTAAGCTGACATCACGAGGAATCGCTAGATCAAATCTGTTTAATTCATATGGACAGAACCTTTAAGAATAAGGCATACCGTCTCTTTACCAGTCCATGTGTCTTGACCATCTGAACTCAAGACACCAGCCATCTGAAATGCACGTCTTGCCTGCTCAAGATCGCCATGTAGATCCCCAACTACATAAACAGACAGAGATATAACTTAAACTTAAAGCGCAGGGTCTTACTTTAGCTTAGATGGTTGAAAGATAAATCCCTTGACGATTAATATATCAGCTTTCCTCAGAGCACGTCCATTATAACTGGAGTGTCCCTTAACATAGGTGGAAGGATCGATCAAATGAGGCAATGTCATTATAAACCTATCTGTATCACCCCAGCTAATCACCTTAAAAGCAAAACTCCTGTCTCCCAAGTATGAAAGCAGCTCGGCAATTCAAGTAAGAACAAATTGACTGGACAGTTGGTGAACTTCACCCACTAATGCACGCCAATAGCTAAACAAAGCTGAATAAGTAGCATGGGGATTGAGTACATGTCTAATTACTCGTTCGAATTGATGAAACAAGGAGAAGTCAATAATGAATATGCTACAGCCTAAAGGAAACCGCAATCATAATTCAGGTAGCGATCATAGAAAGAGGAAGCTCATGGGATTCAGAAATAACAAAAGCAGCGAGCCTTTGAAGCTGAATTGGGCTCAACCTTACAACGAGGCCTCGTTGATGTCACCCGGATAAAGAATACAGAGTAGAAGGGGTTGGAGGGTGAAGGGCGAAAAGAACGAACCGGCAACGATACGACGACCGGGAGCAGATACGAAGGTGGGGGGATTCCCATTGACTACGATGGGCTTCAAGCTTCcaatgctgccgccgccgccgccgccgccgctgctgctgctgctacttTTTGGTGTCgttgaaggagaaggagaaggagaagaagaggaagcagAGGAAGCTTCTGTCAGCCTGCGAGAGTGTGGCGAGGGCAACAAATTAAGACAGAGGGAAGCCATTGTTCCTTGGGTAGCTGCTCCTCGGTCTCCGATGATGAAAGGCATCTATCATCATATTAGAGACgcaggggaggagagagaaactgAAGGCAccttcacttttccttttttcctattattattattattattattattattattattattttttttttggtgttttatGGCCACCAGAGATTCGGGCCTAGAGTTTCTGGCCACGTAATTTTGCGTATGCATGATTCACATCTTCATTGGATCTTTTACTTCTGTTTTGTTCTCTCCTGCAGCTACCCTGTAATTTTGAgtatcttctctctcctttctttctttctctttttcattttctctttttccattcGGTTTATATTTTCATAGGAATTTTTGTTCGTTCTCAATAACAATTACAAATACATCCTAAGGTTTGCAACGTCAAAATGTGATCCTCACTTTTAAAACATACAACTTACATCCTGACTTTGATCAGGTTGGATCCTTACAGTTATTAACCTCACTTATATAAAagaaatgtcattttcctttcctaactgtcctaaaaaagaaaaccgcAACCATGACTTGCATTTTTATCTTTCCTCCACCGTCTCTCTACTACGTGGCACGGCCGGCCGCCTCCTCCTTGCCTAGCCCTTGTTGTCCCCGACCATACCAACCTTAGGCTCGAGGCCTACCATGATTGTCATCTCAATCCGTTCACAATGAAGGTTAGGCGACCTGACTTGGACCAAACTGGGTCTGGTCCTtgcgcgtgagagagagagagagagagtctactTTGTGTGCGTGTGGAGTGGGGAGGAAGAGATGTGTGTTATGGacttttgggtaaatgtgtttTTTTCGGGTTCGAGGCGATGCAAattaaagattttaaaaaatgaggatGAGTTTTTATACTCAAgtgtaaatttgattttttttttttttttgggggggcaaTTAGCCCTCCTATTTTCCTAATGTCATTTTGGAAGAAGAACATGGGAACAAAGAAatcaactaaaaattcaaagaaggcTGCTCAAGAAAAAATTCGCCCCATGTGAGGATGAGCCGGACAAACTAGGTTCGATTTGGGGGCATAGCAAGTTTTTATTCGAGAATTGGCTTGGACTGAACTAAAGGGGTTTGGACCATGACTGCTCGAGCTTaagcttgatttttttatttataaaaaaaaaaacaatgacgTGTTAGATAGCGGTTatcatattttccatgaaaatattcGCTCGTAGCATAGTTTATATCATACTACTTTGAAATATGCCAGATTCATCTAAATATATGAATTTCGAGCACTATGACTTTTATAAGGTATAAACTTTGATGCGAATAGAGTGTAACAGAACCTTAAATACAATCTGGAAAAAAGCCTGGGAATGCagattctagaaaaatattaaataatattaactCCCTAAACATAGACAAATTATAAAGTTCTAATTAACTCTTACACGGAAACACTGGGAAAATAGATTTTTAGGGTGGTTGCATCTTGCCCCTCAATATCTCAATATTGACATAAATGTCCTTGATGCTTTCAAATCGATCTCAAAATCCTCCAAAGTTGACTCGGCCacattttcaattgaaaattgaTCACGCGACGTCACATGACACTATTGCTGACAAGAACTTGAGGGGAAAATCTTCATTCCACGATAAGAATTAAAGTTTGCCCGCATATTTGCTACACAATTCCATGCTTACTGATCTTTTGAGATTCGTGGCTATCTTTCCCTTATAGTAATTGCAAAATCGAAAGATATCAAtcataaccaaaaaaaaaaagatgaaagagaaATAAGGGAAGAAACGTTGGTAGGGGACATCGAAATTTAGCTTCAGGTAATAATGTGCGTAGAGTCGACGCTAGGAGGACTAATTTGAAAACGTTATGAGGACCCGCGCCAAAATTGAGATATCGAGGGGCAGGTAACCACGACTCTAAAAATTCTTGAGGCAGTAATTACCCCAAGAAACATAACCACTAAAGTGTGGGCCAAGTCTAGATAACTctaccgacaaaaaaaaaaaatgtctagaTAACTCTTGCAATCTTGAGTGGGTTTGGAAACTACTTTGCCAAAGGGCATTTGGGCTTCATAGCCCTTTGGAAAAATGTAAATGCtgttggcaattttttttaaagagttttgGAGAGATGCAATTGTATCTCCACATGTCTTGGGCCCAAAATAAGTCTACAGggaaaattgcatgaaaatcACACCttgaaaatacaaattttcaaatacttgcgttttgcaaaatttttaaaggcacttgcatttttccaaaaactttcctcaaa
The nucleotide sequence above comes from Eucalyptus grandis isolate ANBG69807.140 chromosome 2, ASM1654582v1, whole genome shotgun sequence. Encoded proteins:
- the LOC104434116 gene encoding shewanella-like protein phosphatase 1, which codes for MPFIIGDRGAATQGTMASLCLNLLPSPHSRRLTEASSASSSSPSPSPSTTPKSSSSSSGGGGGGGSIGSLKPIVVNGNPPTFVSAPGRRIVAVGDLHGDLEQARRAFQMAGVLSSDGQDTWTGKETVLVQLGDILDRGENEIAILSLLRSMDKQAQEDGGAIFQINGNHETMNVEGDFRYVESGAFEECAGFLDYLDSYGYEWEEAFLGWVAASEKWRQDQKTSQNYWDSWNLVKRQKGVIARSVLLRPGGPLACELARHAVVLKVNDWIFCHGGLLPHHVAYGIERMNFEVSNWMRGLSEKDLGPQLPFIATRGYDSVVWSRLYSRDVSDPEDYQISQIQSILEETLQAVNAKAMVVGHTPQTAGVNCKYNCSIWRIDVGMSSGVLNSRPEVLEIVDGKARAIKGRRDMLSELQVVDYT